TCTGAGAATCGTCGTACAGGATGTACTACTAAGCTTCTTTCCTAACAGTTTGCAAGTAAGCGTTGACCGTATCAATCGGGCGTTTGCCCAAGTTGCGATAGCCTTGATGCGGGCGTTCGGTGTTGTACTGGATGAGCCAGCGATCAAAGTCGCTCTGGAGC
This genomic window from Ktedonobacterales bacterium contains:
- a CDS encoding IS481 family transposase; translation: LQSDFDRWLIQYNTERPHQGYRNLGKRPIDTVNAYLQTVRKEA